Genomic DNA from Thermotoga petrophila RKU-1:
AGAAATCGTAGATCCGGTGCTCTTTGGAAAGAGAAAAGAAATAGAGACACTCGTGGAACGAATGAACCTCGAACTGGAAGCAGAAATCGTTCATGCTGAAGATCACTTTGAAGCAGTCAGGAAAGCTGTCGAAAGCGCATCAAGGAATGAAACGCAGATACTGATGAAAGGAAAAATCAAAACGGGTGATCTGTTCTCCGTGTTTCTCAAGAAAGAGTACGGTCTCAGAACCGGTAGAACTCTTTCCGCTGTCAGCGTCCATGAAGTCCCTGGATACCACAAAATTCTGATCATCTCGGATGGTGGTCTCGTCATCTCACCGGATCTTCAGCAAAGAATGGACATCGTGGAAAATTCGATCCTGGTCGCCCGATCCCTCGGCATAGAGAAACCAAAGATCGCACTCTTAGGAACGGGCGATTTGAGAAATCCTTTAACCCTCGAGATCGCTGCACTATCGAAGATCCTCCAGCAAAGGAACGACTGCATCGTCGACGGGCCCTTAACACTTGAGATGGCCATCAGTGAAGAGTTGGCTTCGAAAGCAGGGAACAGTCCAATAGCGGGAGACGCCGATGTACTGATAGTCACCAGCATAGAAGCAGGAAACATCCTCAGCAAATCGCTCATATACATGGCTCGTGGAAAAGCAGCGATTGTTGTTGTCGGTGGTAGAGTACCTGTTGTCCTCACTTCCAGAGCAGACGACGAGGAAACGAGATTTCTTTCCATCGCTTTGAGCGTGCTGGTCGCACAGAAAAAGGGGTGATCGTGTGTTCAGAATCCTCACCATAAATCCCGGTTCTACTTCCACAAAGCTGTCCATATTCGAAGACGAAAGAATGGTGAAGATGCAAAATTTCAGTCATTCACCGGATGAACTCGGCAGATTCCAGAGAATCCTGGATCAGCTCGAATTCAGAGAAAAGATAGTGAGACAGTTCGTCG
This window encodes:
- a CDS encoding phosphate acyltransferase; translation: MKNLLEMVELVRGKRMKIAVVAAEDEEVLKAVVRAKKEEIVDPVLFGKRKEIETLVERMNLELEAEIVHAEDHFEAVRKAVESASRNETQILMKGKIKTGDLFSVFLKKEYGLRTGRTLSAVSVHEVPGYHKILIISDGGLVISPDLQQRMDIVENSILVARSLGIEKPKIALLGTGDLRNPLTLEIAALSKILQQRNDCIVDGPLTLEMAISEELASKAGNSPIAGDADVLIVTSIEAGNILSKSLIYMARGKAAIVVVGGRVPVVLTSRADDEETRFLSIALSVLVAQKKG